A portion of the Cryptomeria japonica chromosome 5, Sugi_1.0, whole genome shotgun sequence genome contains these proteins:
- the LOC131876294 gene encoding uncharacterized protein LOC131876294, translating to MAKAYDRVKWSFLRKILLAFGFNLEWVSWVLSCVTSASFYVLVNCQPSQLFGASIGLRKGDPLSPYLFIIMVEGLGRFIKSWVSQGLILGWTWGVGLPKISHLYFVDDTTLIGVARIPLSVGWQLRPLWQDLLDKLHRKVNHSTHRWLSIATCVTLLQFVIQALPIHKGFVQATLMYFLKEFDALSRQFLWSGHLLSSKWSLVKWESICRPKSEGGLGLHSAVLHSQVLATKLYKRWCTNQHQLWARILTFKWKGPSEWLPGGSKDSWQELANILASRNCSSLEGLDILAWGSDSFGKYSIVVGYLNLLHQIHGEEEVTWWKQVWNRFAWPKSMRRQSPTFSFSALSLGGFGTPGGTIGIVLVGMFPL from the exons atggccaaagcttatgacagGGTTAAGTGGAGTTTTTTGCGTAAGATTCTCCTTGCCTTTGGTTTCAATTTGGAGTGGGTTAGTTGGGTTTTGAGTTGTGTGACCTCTGCTTCTTTCTATGTTCTTGTCAATTGCCAGCCTTCACAGTTATTTGGTGCTTCTATAGGTCTAAGGAAGGGGGATCCTCTTTCTCCGTATTTGTTTATCATTATGGTTGAGGGCCTAGGACGCTTCATTAAGTCTTGGGTTTCTCAGGGCTTGATCTTGGGGTGGACTTGGGGTGTAGGTTTACCTAAGATCTCACATCTTTATTTTGTGGATGATACGACTCTTATTGGGGTAGCCC GTATTCCTCTTTCAGTTGGTTGGCAACTAAGGCCTTTGTGGCAAGACCTATTGGATAAGTTGCATCGAAAGGTTAATCACTCGACTCATAGGTGGCTTTCCATTGCTACTTGTGTTACTCTCCTTCAGTTTGTGATTCAGGCCCTTCCAATTCACAAAGGCTTTGTTCAGGCTACTCTAATGTATtttcttaaggaatttgatgctTTGTCTCGTCAATTCCTTTGGAGTGGTCACCTGCTATCTTCTAAGTGGAGTTTGGTTAAATGGGAGTCTATTTGCCGGCCTAAATCTGAGGGTGGCCTTGGCCTTCATTCTGCAGTTTTGCATAGTCAAGTTCTTGCGACTAAGTTATACAAGAGATGGTGCACTAATCAACATCAGCTATGGGCTCGTATCCTTACTTTTAA ATGGAAGGGTCCAAGTGAATGGCTGCCTGGGGGTTCAAAGGATTCTTGGCAGGAGCTGGCCAATATTCTTGCTTCTCGTAATTGTAGTTCTTTGGAAGGTCTAGATATTCTGGCTTGGGGAAGTGATTCTTTTGGGAAGTATTCTATTGTTGTTGGCTATTTGAATTTACTTCATCAAATTCATGGGGAGGAAGAGGTGACCTGGTGGAAGCAAGTTTGGAATAGATTTGCTTGGCCTAAAT caaTGAGGAGACAGTCTCCCACCTTTTCTTTCAGTGCTCTTTCGCTAGGAGGATTTGGCACTCCTGGTGGGACTATTGGAATTGTTCTTGTTGGCATGTTTCCTCTCTAG